The following proteins come from a genomic window of Gimesia chilikensis:
- the efp gene encoding elongation factor P, with protein sequence MPQISTGDFRKGIKVIVEGDPYEMIEVNFVKPGKGQALYRTRLRNLLKGTILDRTYKSGGESLEQADIRKGDGQFLYKDATGLHFMDNETYEQYAIDEAVCGNAADYLLDGAICSLLFWNDQLIGMDPPQQVIVEVTYTEPAAKGNTATNVTKPATVETGATVNVPAFINVGEKIKVDTATGSYVERVRE encoded by the coding sequence ATGCCACAAATCAGTACAGGCGATTTTCGCAAGGGTATTAAAGTTATTGTCGAAGGTGATCCATACGAAATGATCGAGGTCAATTTCGTCAAGCCGGGTAAAGGACAGGCCCTGTATCGCACCAGGTTGCGTAATCTGCTGAAGGGCACCATTCTCGACCGCACTTATAAGAGTGGTGGTGAAAGCCTGGAACAGGCTGATATTCGCAAGGGAGACGGTCAGTTTCTTTATAAAGATGCGACCGGTCTGCACTTCATGGACAATGAGACATATGAGCAATACGCCATTGATGAAGCCGTCTGTGGTAACGCCGCTGATTACCTTCTGGATGGAGCCATCTGCAGTCTGCTGTTCTGGAACGATCAGCTGATCGGCATGGATCCCCCACAACAGGTGATCGTGGAAGTCACTTACACTGAGCCTGCTGCAAAAGGTAACACCGCAACCAACGTTACCAAGCCAGCGACTGTTGAAACAGGTGCTACGGTGAACGTTCCCGCCTTCATTAATGTGGGCGAAAAAATCAAAGTTGATACCGCCACGGGTTCCTATGTGGAACGCGTCCGCGAGTAA